The Halichoerus grypus chromosome 14, mHalGry1.hap1.1, whole genome shotgun sequence genomic interval CCTCAGCAAAGAATGTGTCAGGATTGCAACCAAGgttgaggggggtggggagggtcggCTCGTATTTTGGGGAAGAGCTTTTAGATTAATAAATCTCCCTTTTAGTAGCAGTTGGGACGTCACAGACCTGGGTGGGTCTTGCAAGATAGCAGTTTAAGCACATCTTAATTTCTTTAGCAGTTGAATCGATAAAACATTGGATTAAGAGTTAGGAGACCTCCATTTGTGCCTTCGTCCTTCCCTTTTGAGAATGAGAAGGTGACAGGGATAGCCTCGCATCACTGTTGTTGTGAGGACCCAGCAGGGCAGACAGGGTGCCCAGTACCAAGCAGGTGCAAGTGAGCTCAGTCAGTTTCTATTGCAGGTCACCCCGAGAGGGCACTTGCTTTGCTCCTGCCTtccagggtgggagggaaggagtgtCCAAACATGTTTCGGGGGTGGCAGAAGGAGGGGCACTCTTGCTGTGGCTCAGGAGAGCTCCAGGCTGCTCTCTGAATGGGCCACAGCCACACCTGGAATCGGCAGTGGGGCgcggtggcgggggtgggggcatgtgGATGTCATTTGACTCTTCTCTCTCGAGCTGTTTTTGAAAGGAGTTCATTAATAAAAGCACGGACATGCTTGAACCTAACCATCCTTAACTGGTGGTGATGCACAGGGGACATGCTTCGGGCATTCCACGCAGCCTTGCGGAACTCTCCCATCAACACCAAGAATCAGGCCGTGAAGGTACGGAGGGTGGTGCTGCGGCTTTGCTGGGTGGTGCTGGGCTCGGGGCTGAGCCGGGCGAGCAAGCGCTCCCTGGGGCTCCAGACAGCCTCAGCGAGGCTCTGCCGAGGGAGGGAGTTGACCCCGGGCGGTGCTTCCATGGCAGCCTCCAGGCACTCCTACCATCAGAGCTGTCAGTGTTTATAGTAAAAGCTCCCcaaagaagcaggcctccccagggcctgggggtgggggcggtgagGAGTCGGCCCAGCCCTTGCTGCTTAGCGAACCTATAAACTAGCTTGCCAGTGGGACTTAGAGCAGTGTTTCTGCTTTAAAGGTTATTGAATAGGCTTTATTTGCATAAGGATTTTCAGTGCTTTTAAGATTtcctgtcttttaaaaacaaggtgaggggtgcctgggtggctcagtcgtaaagcgtaaagcgtctgccttctgctcacgtcatgatctcagggtcctgggatccagccccgcatcgggctccctgctcagccgggagcctgcttctccctctcccactccccctgcttgtgttccctctctcactgtctctccctgtgtcaaataaataaataaaatcttaaaaaaaatagaagtaaaaagtTGAGAAGATACAGTCGTGCTTTATTGCATCACAGCTGTTTAGAAGCTGTCTGAAATTTGCTCCAGGGAAAGGGGTCTCTCCGAAGCTGGGGTTTTTGCCGGCTTGTGACAGCATGTTGATGTAAGCAATGGCTGCCCCTCTCAGGTGGAGGGAAATGGCCCCTCTGTCACTGGGGTGAATGCAGAGGGAAGCTGCAGCTTTTCTTAAACGTGTTAAGAAAATAGATCTCCACAGTTGTGATCTTGGGGAGTCTGAGCCTTGCAGGTGTCCTCAAAAGCAGTGATGTTTCTCTCCGGTAAACCACTTACTCTTCCCCCCAAAGAagtgaataactttttttttctttttaagtattttatttatttgatagagagcacaagcagggggagtggcaggcagaggcagagggagaagcaggctccctgcagagcagggggagcccgatgtggggctcaatcccaggaccccaggatcatgacctgagcttcgaaggcagacgcttaaccgactgagcctcccaggtgcccagaaGGGAATAACTTATTGGCCACTTACTTTGTAACTGTCCCAGACAAATGAGAAACTGGGCAGTGTTTCTGAGAGTTCTGACCACTTGGTTTGGCATTTCTGTGCCTGTCTTGGAGGACATGGATGTGCCTGGGCTTTGGCTCTGGGCGTCACTCCCTTTCTCTCGCCTCTACAGGAACGAGCCCAGGGCGTGGTGCTGAAAGTGCTCACAAACTTTAAGAGCAGTGAAATTGAGCAGGCTGTGCAGTCGCTGGACAGAAATGGCATTGACTTGCTAATGAAGTACATTTATAAAGGGTTTGAGAAGCCCACAGAAAACAGCAGTGCAGTGTTACTCCAGTGGCATGAAAAGGTACGTGAACACAGCGCTCGTGCAGGCGGCCCGCCGACCGGCCCCCAGCCCAGGGGTTGCAGCAGCGGGCCCGAGCTTCCGAGACAAACACAGGACGGCCTGACAGGCATTCGAGAGTAAGGGGCTACACCTAGAACAACCTAGGACATCTGGTCACTTCTCCCGGGGAAGCACCTGCTAGGGGTTCACTGGTTCTGGTAGTTGCAATTGCTTTAGCGGCTGGTTTATGCCCGGCGTGTCATGGGGCAGGTGACGTGGCATGGTGAGAGAGACAGGGAGTcccaggtgggagggaggcaggcttGCTTGTGGCTGGGGCTTCATAATACTTGGTTTGCATCAGTGGAGGGAGCCGCTTTGCATTGGTGAAGGTGgtgggtcggggggggggggggtggtctcaGGAATGCAGGCTGAGCCCTCCAACTAACTCTTGGGGCGTCCCCCTCTGGCCTCAGCCTCACTAGgccggtgggggctggggggcagtggCAGAAACCTGGATGCTCACTGAAGAGGGCCTGCAGCCACCTGAAGCGCAAAGAGCTGTGCCTGTCCCCTGCTCAGGTCGTTACAAGAGCAAGGCATTTCGTCTAGCCACCGTCCCCCTGCCCCGTGGAGCCACGGGAAGCTTGCTCGTCATTATCGGAGGCCGGGCCGCTACCAACAGCCTGTCCTTCCCAAAAGGCTCTGTTGAGTTGGGAGGGGTCAGCCACTTGGGCAGCCTCGGTGCTGGGCTGTGGCGGCCTTTGGTCCTGTTGCTGGCCGTGCTGTGCCTGTTTGGCCAGAAGGTGAATGGGGcttggccgggggggggggggggtggccgtGCTGCTCAGGACCCGAGCAAGCCCTCTGCCTGGTGTGGCGGCCAGGCCCTTTGTTTGGTCCCTTTAAGGCGACTTGGTGCTGAGCCCCGTTGGCATTTCTAAGGAGGACTCGGGGAGGCAGCTGTGATGGGTCCCACGTCCCCCGGCAAGCCGGGCTCCCCCTGGGCCAGCTGGGTCTCATTtgactcctttccttttcctgcccCCACAGGCATTAGCAGTAGGAGGACTAGGCTCCATTATAAGAGTTCTTACAGCAAGaaagactgtttaaaaaaataaaaggactcaTGTTACCTTGAGAAGAATTTTGGATGCACAGGCTGATGAAGAAGGGATTGACAATGGACCATCTTCCTGGGATCTCCCAGCTGAACTATTTCAGGACATGCATCCGctgaagtgtattttattttcaaggtgGAGGGAGAACTTGTCTGTTTCCTAAATCCTTTGCAGGATCTGATAGTCTATGCCTTTGTCCACGAGTAACACGGAACTGACCTCGTAACTGTCTGCCGGAGTGGCTGGTCAGCGTTGGTGGGCGTAGCTGTGCGCTCTGCCTATTTCACGTGGGGGAGGGACGATCTGGGCAGGTGCAGATCCAAGGGCTGTGGTCAAAGGGAGACTTGTTTTTTTGAAGTAGTAAAACTTGGAGGGTTTGTACAGACATCCCGTCTCCCGACAGAAGATGGGCTCTCTTGGATTCATTGTAAAGTGCCTGCTGCATCAATAAAGCTCTTGGCTTATTAGTATGTACTTGCGGTGTGTTTCATGTATGTAAAGCAAGTAAGGAATGGGACAGTAACGGACGGGAACCTGATGGGGTGGGCGTGTCCCTGCGGAGCCGGTGCCAGGGAGGGAGCGTGGTGTCGGCCGTCCCGCCGCAGTACCTCCGGCCTGCGCTCGCTGCTGCTGGGTGCTGTGGAGTTGGCTGAGTAACTGTTGATTGGTTTTACTCCTTTGATTTGTTTGTAATTTTGGAACTTATTTAATAAAGTGCCAAACATTCAGTAATTGATCTAGGCCTTAAAAGTCTTTAGTTTGTGTGACTACACTTGGAATGTTTTGGGAGCACACCCCAGAAGGGCCCGGTCACCATCTCCTGACGCTGGCTGGGGCTGTGCGGCAGGAACGCCCTGAGATGCtgacaagttttttttaaaggattaaaagcCAGAAACAGGTACTTTCAGCCTATAGATACAAAAGGAACATTTTGTTCCCTATAACCACTAACAGCCAGCTTCTTTGAAGAGCAAGATGTTTTTCTAACCTTTTAAGCACGTGGAACTGCAGTCTGCATTGTTAAAGGACCCTATTGATGTGGTTCTTGGAGAGAAGACATTGACCAAAGTGGCACAACCCTTCCAATTCCTCTGCAGGACCCCCACCATTCCTGGGAGGTAGGACTAGACTGCTGGCTTCATTAAATTACACGTATTTACctaaattgggggggggggtgctttcTGAAAGACAAATGTCCTATAGCCATCTCTCCTCGCCCCCTTTTTGTACTTACTAGGTTACTGgtttatcataaaaggatatactcaggaacagccagatggaagagctgCACCGGGGAACGGAAGGGGGAAGGACACGGAGCTTCCATGCTCTCCGAGCATGCCACCCTCCCCACATCTCCGCTCTCCAGCCCAGGAGCCGCCCTCCCCACATCTCTGCTCACCAAACGGGAAGGTCTGTTCTGTAGTCCATGAAGTTGGCCTCGGAGTATTAAATATAAGACACAAAGTACCAAATTTCATTAAGTCAAATACTAACACCAGACTATCAAGTAAAACCCACTGTAGTTGCATCTGGATTAAAGAGCTTTAATCAAAAAGTGACACCACAAATGAATTTTCTACAGCAGTCTTAGATAATACAATTCCTATTTACAACACGGAGAGAGATCCAAATCCAATGCTTATATAAAGGGCTATACATACTGTCCCTATCACAGAACGTTTTATACAAGTGAAAGTGCATTAAATCACTTAGAGTATTTACTCCACTCTTCCTCTTAAAGCTGAAGGAAATTCGACATGCAGGAGGAAAGCCCACTCAGAACGAACCCTAAGCAGGTCCAGGCTGAGTGGAAGCTGCcgggggctgtgggcagggcgGGGTGAGACCAGCTCAAGGGCTGGAGAGGCCTCAGCGGAGTCGGACCGGTTGGCAAGCCCTGAGCCACCCGATGTGGGGACTCTCCTGGAACAGCTGGAAAAGCTCCCTCTTACTCACCGCAGTTACAGAACAGAAGGAATTGCTGTCTTGTGTCCCCACCAgataaatggaaattctaaacaAAGGAAAGCCATCTGCAGGGAGGAGCCACGTGAGGAGGGAGGCACCTGGAGAATGGGTGGCTTGGGTGGCAGAGAGCCCAGCTGGGGTGACGGTGATGCTGCCCTTGCTTGGTACGCCCAGGTCTGTGGAAACGTAGTACATTAACTCTGCAAATCCGTGTTTTCCCGTGAGATATGTTTTACATGTTTTACTCCTGGGCATTTCTGAGaaacggggtgggggtggggggagaggtggtGGCTCCACACACGTGGCAGACGGCTTCCGACGTTTTGGTCAGGGATGGGGGGGGGACCAGTGCCGCTCGCCCTGAATGGAGCAGACTGTCCTTAACCGGAGCAAACGTGGGATTAGCATTTGCTCAGTCTCACAACACAGAATTAAGAGCAAAGCAAATGAAATACCACCACTGCTTCAGAGGGAAGCAGAGACCATAGAATGCTAGTGaaattaaaaaagggaaaggCATCCCAATCTTAGAAATAATTTCCTCTTGATGCTCTGATTTGCCTTTAAGAACACCAGTTAAATGGATTTTATAATACAGACACGTTTATAGTAGCGAAGAACTTTAGctataaaaaatagtttaaaatggtTTACCAGCAACCTATCCAAGACAAGTACATTCATTAAAAAGGCAATTGAGTGTATTTGGTACTAAGGATCTTTTTTCATATATCTGCTAGTTTTCTTCAGTAAAGTGAGATACTGTCAGAAAGTTGCATATTCATGAATCCACACTGGCCCGAATACCTTAAAGATGCGCACATCTAAAACTCTGGGTGGTTTGAGAAACAAGGTGAAAGAATGTTTTCTAGAGAGGAAGGGGTAAAAAGCCTCTTCTATCTCATCTGAACCCAAACAAGCTAACTGGGAAGGGGAATTTGAACACCCACCCCAGTGAGCTGGCTGCGTGGCAGGGGCATGAGGCTCTGGCCTGCTGGGCACCACGTCGAAGGGCTGTCTTTCCATCCAGCGTGGTCACTACGGGGTGGACCCAGTGCCTCCTCCCTGCCGGAGGCTGAGGGCTTCAGCTTCAAGCGCTAGCATGGACACTTAAGAGGATTCAGGTGCGGACGAGTGCCGGCCAGAGCTGGGATTTTAGCAGCACGGCGGAAATGTGGGCAGTGCCAGGACCCTCCCGTTTGGTGAGCACGATGACGCAGGGACAGCCACCTCCTGAGGTTCAGATCAGTCTGTCGGGAAGGGGGCCTTAAGTCTTGTAAACAATGTTTTGACGCTTGTACAAAATACTGCAGTTACAGTGATTAAAAACCCACCCAGACTGGTGTGTCAGTGTTCTTTTCACAGAAAAAGTGTCATCGCGTGGAGCTCCGCCTGTCGGCACTTCCATCTAGGACCACGGTATCCGAGGGTTGGAGATGGATGGCCGGATGCTGCCCTTGGGGGCTGGCTTGGACCCAAACCATGACATCTGGGTTGGAAACAGAAAGGGCTCCTGAGACGAGCATCAGGATGAGGTTCCAAGGAAGCTGAAGGCACCCGCCCCCCATCCCCGAGCCACCCCTGCGGCCCTCCATGCCTGTGGCGCCTGCCGTGAGCTCGCCGTGAAGATGCTGGTTGCGGAGACCAGGCTGCGGGGCgcgagggggagcagcagaaaaCGGAGTTGACCAAAACCAGGGGCTGGGACTGTACGTAATTCtgccttaagattttctttttgttttcagcaggtactttctgaatattttattttttaaaaagtctggatgccgggggcgcctggtggctcagttggttaagcgactgcctttggctcgggtcatgatcctggtcctgggatcgagtcccgcatcgggctccctgctcagcaaggagtctgcttctccctctgaccctcctccctctcatgctatcattctctctctcaataaataaataaaaatcttaaaaaaaaaaaagtctggacgCCGGGCCAGCCCCGGGGCTGCTGCCGTTAGAGACATTGGTGAAAGAGCCCGGGAAAGCACGGAGCCTGTGGGTGGAGCACGCACGGCCGTGTGTGCGGGAAGCACCACATCCCGGGGACAGCCGGCCGAGTGCGGGGCTGGTAACTCCAGTTTCTAAGAGCCACGGCAGCCGGCGACCTACCTTGTACTCCAGGGTTTCTTTTAGcatgttctcttcctcttctgagaaGTTCAGCAACACTGACACAGCTTTTATAAGGTGAAAAGCCTGAAACAAAGGAAGTTGTGCTGCCATGGGCCTTGGTGGGGATGGAGCGGGGGGGCCGGGGGGTCTAAGCAGCAGCGCTTCCCGGGCTCTGCTCCCGACGGGTGAGCAAGGACCACGGGGAGGGCGAGGTTGGGCTTTCTCAGGTCTAACGACAATGACCggttctttttctcccctccatCTTTGGGGACCGGCGAGACCCCTGGGACATCCACGCAGCAGCTGCCCTGCTCTTCAGCAGATGCAGGAATGTGGGGCAGATTCAGCTCCCTGGACTCAGCATCCGCCCCCTTCTCGGCCCCCCTGCTTGCTGCAGCCCGCAGGTCAGGGCCCGCTGGGGAAAGGACGAGGTACCCACACTGGCGGGCAAATCAGAAcatggcagaggaagaaagaaatggccTTGGGGGGAAGCCATGCGAGGCTTGGACAATGAGCCAGGCACTTGGAACCCAAAAGGCAACTCAGAAGCCCTTTACCTCAGATTCTCGGCAGGACATGAATTTCAAAACCACGTGTTTCAGGTATTCAAAGTTGATCTCTCGGGCATCAGTCAGGTCAGCGTTATTCGTGACAGAAGGGGCCATGTTCGGCATCTCAGGGCCAGGCTTGTCCCGGACTTCAAACAGCTCGTTGTCGGGTCTGATTTTCTGAAAACCCAATGGAAAGATGCTACACTGAACCCCCGAGACAGGTGCGAAAACCACCCGCCGATCCTTTAGCAGGCCCGGTGCGCTAGCCGAGAGGGCCCCCCGTGGGAAGGGAGTGCCTTCCAGTGTCTGAAGAAGGCTCGCCCCCCAGGTGGGGTGGCCGCTGGCGAAGAAGGAGGTCATGTGGGGAAGTTCAGACATTTCCTTTACCCGGGTCAGGACACCTCTGGGGCAGGGAGCACCGCAAAAAGGGCAGAGGCGCTGCTCTCCCAGGTCTGGGCACGGCACGCGGCGCTCAGGTCATGTCACTGACTTCTCAGAGCTCAGGGCTCGGGGAAGGACGGCACATGCccgaagtcacacagctactTTGCAGGGGCATGTTCAAGCGGGCAGGGCCACTGTCCCACCAGCCAACATCTGGCTTTCCAGAAACCTCCTGCTCTCAACGGGCGGGTGATGGGGGGCGCATCATCAGGcatgaggcagaagaggggcaCTTACCAGTTCCTTCTGGAGAGTCTTTTTGAGTTCCAGCATCCTCTGCTGCATCTGCTTTATGGTCTGAGACAAAGCCCCGCCCCCACAAAGAGCCATTCATCAAATGCTCTTTTCACCATCGTTAAGGTGCAAAGGACAACAGAACAGCCAGCCACCGCCTCGGGACCCCATACACCTGTTCTAAGATCCTGCCCTGTCTCCCCAGAGCCTTGTGTTGTCACACCTGTGTGCCCGGGGCTCTAACCCCTTCTGGCCGCTCTGCATGCACGAGCTCTCCGGGCCCTGCAAAGGCCACTGTCACACCCCCTCTGTGGAACGCTCGGGCCCAGGgctgccccagcctccccacaGGGGCTTGGCCCTCAGGACGGCTTCTGGTGCTTGCTCTGGAAGGAGCGCAGCTGGAAACCCCTCTGGACAGTACGCTTTGTCCTTCAGAACTATATTTATGTGCCATGATCCCACATCACTGCTCTCCTGAAGTATCATCATTCTCAATGCTTATTTTTAACAGTGTAAGAGATCATGGTTTTTCTGTCCTTATCtagtctttaaattttcttttatttatttttagtgaatttAATTAGTCTTAAGTGTAATTTGTTACACACTCCAGTCATCACTAGAAAGGCTAACCTCTTTTCCCGATGAAAGCATTTAC includes:
- the ARPC5L gene encoding LOW QUALITY PROTEIN: actin-related protein 2/3 complex subunit 5-like protein (The sequence of the model RefSeq protein was modified relative to this genomic sequence to represent the inferred CDS: substituted 1 base at 1 genomic stop codon), producing the protein MARNTLSSRFRRVDIDEFDENKFVDEQEEAAAAAGEPGPDPSEVDGLLRHILNWWXCTGDMLRAFHAALRNSPINTKNQAVKERAQGVVLKVLTNFKSSEIEQAVQSLDRNGIDLLMKYIYKGFEKPTENSSAVLLQWHEKALAVGGLGSIIRVLTARKTV